The following are encoded in a window of Verrucomicrobiota bacterium genomic DNA:
- a CDS encoding HEAT repeat domain-containing protein: protein MGEIKARVDALIVRLGDLDNGVRLAAIEELSTLDKDHALPALHWAIENELDDAVRNAARDAYQKLSRIKAIETRAANGKAGDRTRSIDRPKVRAVVMEEGAFNPWGSLSFKVGLIAVALLAVWVLLDAGQYGDKTPFLTWWFRIVGGVAFLGLALGIVGVNMRGEHHIPAIIGIVFNGFVVLIFFASVIVPLIRRLLNGSTPT from the coding sequence ATGGGGGAAATCAAGGCACGCGTTGACGCGCTCATCGTGCGACTCGGCGACCTCGACAACGGCGTGCGCTTGGCCGCCATCGAGGAGTTGAGCACGCTCGACAAGGACCACGCCCTGCCTGCCCTGCACTGGGCCATCGAGAACGAGCTCGACGACGCTGTTCGCAACGCCGCGCGGGACGCCTACCAAAAGCTGTCGCGTATCAAGGCGATTGAGACCAGAGCGGCTAACGGCAAGGCCGGCGACAGAACCCGCTCCATCGACCGGCCGAAGGTCCGGGCCGTAGTTATGGAAGAGGGCGCGTTCAATCCCTGGGGATCGCTCTCCTTCAAGGTCGGCCTGATCGCGGTCGCGCTGTTGGCCGTATGGGTGCTGCTCGACGCGGGCCAGTACGGGGACAAGACGCCGTTTCTGACCTGGTGGTTCCGGATCGTTGGAGGGGTGGCGTTTCTTGGTCTGGCCCTGGGCATCGTCGGCGTCAACATGCGGGGCGAGCATCACATCCCCGCCATCATCGGCATCGTGTTCAACGGCTTTGTCGTTCTGATCTTCTTCGCGAGCGTGATCGTGCCCCTGATCCGCAGGCTTCTCAACGGCTCGACACCCACCTAG